In Solanum pennellii chromosome 3, SPENNV200, a single window of DNA contains:
- the LOC107012772 gene encoding mitogen-activated protein kinase kinase kinase 17-like: MMKNEFGDGVAWYRGAMVGKGSFGCVYLATLKNPKLNYSYFPPVMAVKSAEVSVSGSIQKEKEVLNNIKGCPYIIRCYGDETTTGQNGAMVYNLLLEYGSGGTLAERINKSGLSEFEVRNHTRSMLRGLLCIHTNGYVHCDMKPENVLLVPNSSKGSTEFKVKIGDLGLAKRENQSKKRRLEPYWRGTPMYLSPEAVADNVQDCPADIWALGCIVLEMLTGKPPWDRDDDMDAEDVLKKIGGGKELPKIPGNLSKDAKDFLKGCFVRNPRYRWTAEMLLNHAFVDGLVEDEGVEPPLEVEDIDIVDSILLVTESDDEFAYYSEDRSGASEDGSLGYWSEEDYEDEMTSYFDEEGIFEVEKSITVISSTIDGGSDHIVDPSVEVPSGSPSNNSPKCPLSITIPAGV; the protein is encoded by the coding sequence atgatgaagaatgAATTTGGTGATGGGGTTGCATGGTACAGAGGAGCAATGGTAGGTAAAGGAAGTTTTGGATGTGTTTATTTAGCTACTTTGAAGAACCCCAAATTGAATTACAGCTACTTTCCACCCGTTATGGCTGTAAAATCTGCTGAGGTTTCTGTTTCGGGTTCAATTCAGAAGGAAAAGGAAGTTCTCAACAATATTAAGGGTTGTCCGTATATAATTCGATGTTATGGGGATGAAACTACTACGGGTCAGAATGGTGCTATGGTTTATAATTTGTTGTTGGAGTATGGTTCTGGTGGAACCCTAGCTGAAAGGATCAATAAATCAGGATTGTCTGAATTTGAGGTAAGGAATCATACGAGATCTATGCTTAGAGGTTTGCTTTGTATTCATACGAATGGTTATGTTCATTGCGATATGAAGCCTGAAAATGTATTGCTTGTGCCTAATTCTAGTAAGGGAAGTACTGAATTTAAGGTTAAGATTGGTGATTTAGGGTTAGCTAAGAGAGAAAATCAGAGCAAGAAGCGGAGGTTGGAGCCTTACTGGAGGGGTACTCCGATGTATTTGTCACCTGAAGCTGTTGCGGATAATGTGCAAGACTGTCCTGCTGATATTTGGGCTTTAGGGTGTATTGTGCTTGAGATGTTAACTGGAAAACCTCCGTGGGATAGGGATGATGATATGGATGCTGAGGATGTACTTAAGAAGATAGGGGGAGGGAAAGAATTGCCTAAAATTCCTGGAAACTTATCGAAGGATGCAAAAGATTTCTTGAAGGGTTGTTTCGTTAGGAACCCTAGGTATAGATGGACTGCTGAAATGCTGTTGAATCATGCATTTGTTGACGGATTAGTTGAGGATGAAGGAGTTGAACCACCACTGGAGGTTGAGGATATAGATATAGTTGATTCTATTCTATTGGTTACTGAAAGTGATGATGAATTCGCCTATTATTCAGAAGATCGGAGCGGTGCCTCTGAAGATGGTTCCCTTGGTTACTGGTCTGAGGAAGATTACGAGGATGAAATGACATCTTATTTTGATGAAGAAGGGATATTTGAAGTAGAAAAAAGTATAACCGTTATAAGCTCCACCATAGATGGTGGTTCTGATCATATAGTTGATCCATCAGTTGAGGTCCCTTCTGGGAGTCCCTCAAACAATTCGCCGAAATGTCCATTAAGTATTACCATTCCTGCAGGTGTCTAG